The following proteins are encoded in a genomic region of Mycteria americana isolate JAX WOST 10 ecotype Jacksonville Zoo and Gardens chromosome 14, USCA_MyAme_1.0, whole genome shotgun sequence:
- the HRH3 gene encoding histamine H3 receptor, which produces MEGGGALNGSAAAGRFAAAGTAALGALMALLIAVTVAGNALVMLAFVADSSLRTQNNFFLLNLAISDFLVGAFCIPLYVPYVLTGRWIFGRSLCKLWLVVDYLLCTSSVFNIVLISYDRFLSVTRAVAYRAQQGNTKRAVLKMVMVWVFAFLLYGPAIISWEYISGQSIIPTGECYAEFFYNWYFLMTASTLEFFTPFISVMFFNLSIYLNIQKRTKIRLDVFHKVHNQSSTEEMEVSPEAKLSLKCCKWEQKEPAETLDLSKSKAQAAASTASLGAKDLLSTSSKISVKPKCCNKKSCKNSASSLSVEKRMKIVSQNMTQRFRLSRDKKVAKSLAIIVGIFGICWAPYTLLMIIRAGCHGHCIPDYWYETSFWLLWINSAVNPVLYPLCHYSFRRAFIKLLCPKKLKIQPHDPLQNCWK; this is translated from the exons atggagggcggcggggcgctgaacggctccgccgccgccgggcgcttCGCCGCGGCCGGCACGGCGGCGCTGGGCGCGCTGATGGCCCTGCTGATCGCCGTCACCGTGGCCGGCAACGCGCTGGTGATGCTGGCCTTCGTGGCGGACTCCAGCCTGCGCACCCAGAAcaacttcttcctcctcaacctggCCATCTCGGATTTCCTAGTAG GTGCCTTCTGCATTCCCTTGTACGTGCCCTATGTGCTGACGGGGAGATGGATCTTCGGGAGAAGCCTCTGCAAACTCTGGCTGGTAGTTGATTACCTGCTCTGCACCTCTTCGGTCTTCAACATCGTGCTGATTAGCTATGACAGATTCCTCTCGGTGACAAGAGCG GTCGCCTACAGAGCCCAGCAAGGCAACACCAAGCGAGCAGTGCTGAAGATGGTGATGGTATGGGTATTTGCGTTCCTGCTTTACGGACCTGCCATTATCAGCTGGGAGTATATATCAGGCCAGAGTATCATACCCACTGGAGAATGCTACGCTGAATTTTTCTACAACTGGTATTTTCTCATGACAGCCTCTACACTGGAGTTTTTCACCCCTTTTATCAGTGTAATGTTTTTCAACCTGAGCATTTACCTGAACATACAGAAGCGTACCAAAATACGGCTGGATGTTTTCCACAAAGTGCACAACCAGTCCTCCACTGAAGAGATGGAAGTGAGCCCAGAAGCAAAGCTTTCTTTGAAATGCTGTAAGTGGGAGCAGAAGGAGCCAGCTGAAACCCTCGACCTCTCTAAGAGCAAAGCTCAAGCAGCAGCCTCCACTGCCAGCCTGGGTGCCAAAGACCTGCTGTCAACAAGCTCTAAGATCTCCGTAAAACCTAAGTGTTGCAACAAAAAGAGCTGTAAAAATTCAGCATCCTCTCTGTCCGTAGAGAAACGGATGAAGATAGTGTCCCAGAACATGACTCAACGCTTCAGGCTCTCTAGAGACAAGAAAGTGGCCAAATCACTGGCAATCATCGTGGGCATTTTTGGGATTTGCTGGGCACCATACACTCTCCTGATGATCATCCGCGCTGGCTGCCATGGCCACTGCATCCCTGATTACTGGTACGAGACTTCCTTTTGGCTGCTGTGGATCAACTCGGCTGTCAACCCTGTCCTGTACCCTCTCTGCCACTACAGCTTCAGAAGAGCTTTTATTAAACTCCTCTGTCCCAAGAAGCTAAAGATTCAACCTCACGATCCCCTTCAGAACTGCTGGAAGTGA